In the SAR86 cluster bacterium genome, TTCTAAAAAATGGAATGGTAAATAGAGATGTCTCAGGACTTGGTGTAGATCACTTAAATGATGTTGATTTACATGACATCGAACAAATTGAAATCATCAAAGGACCATCCTCTTTACTTTATGCCAATGGAACCATTGGTGGAATTATCAATGTTGTAAACAATACCATTGCTAGGGAGGATTTTGATGGTCAAGAAGTTAATGCAGGATTGGAAACTCAATCCGCAAACGATGGTGATATTCAAGAGTTCAATTACAAAAATCTTCTAGGCGGATGGCTTAATTTTAGTCTGGGCTATAAAAATACCGAATTAGGCAATTTTGATATACCTGATGGGGCTGTAGTTCACGAAGAAGAAGATCATGGTGATGATGATCACGATGAGCATGAAGAAGAAGCTCTTTCTTATGTTGAAAACTCTGATTTTGCTTCTGAAGCAAAGCAATTCGGTGTTTCAAGAACAGGAGAATGGGGATATTTCGGAATGAGTTATGAAAATTTAGAGAGCTTATATGGAATACCTTTTCACGGAGACGAGCACGGAGACGAGCACGGAGATGAGCACGGAGACGATGATCACGATGATGAGCACGGAGACGATGATGATGAGCACGGAGATGAGCACGAAGGAGAGAGAATTTTCTCTACTACTGACCAAACGAGCTATAACTTAGCCGGCTTATACAATATTAATGGAGGTTTAATTAATTCTATAAGCTATAACTGGAGAGACACAGAGTACTCATTAACAGAAGCTCATGCAGAAGAAGAAGGTCATGATGATCATGAAGAAGAAGAGCATGAAGAACATGCACCAACTGTCTTTACAAATGATGCAACTGAATACGGCGCTATCTTTGATCTATCTTCAGACTCATTTACTCAAAAAGTAGCATTAAATTTCGTTGATGAAGATTCCGCAATTGTTGGTGAAGAAGCTTTTATGAACCCTGCTAATAGTGAAGAGTTCACTATTGGTTATTTTGTCAGTACAGACTTTGACCTATTTTATCTTGATGCAGGTTTTAGACTTGACCAAATAGAGAGGACTGGAAGTGTCACCGATGAAGATCATGGAGATATCGACTACTATAAGGTAGATGATGACACTAATAGTTTCGCTCTTACTCTCGGCAGAGATATAAGTGACAGTCTGGATATAAGCGTAGGTTTTGCTAGCGTTGAAAGATTGCCTTCAGTAATTGAGCTTTTCATGAATGGTCCACATATGGCAACTGGAAGACTTGAAACTGGTAATCCAAACCTTCAAAGCGAAACATCTGATAATATTGATATAACATTAAACTTTGATAATGGTAATTTTTACGCATCAGCAAGTTACTACATAAATGACGTAGATAATTACATAACACTGCAAGACGAGCTCGATGATCATGACGAACACGGAGATGACGACCATGGCGATGATGATCATGACGAACACGGAGATGACGACCATGGCGATGATGATCATGCAGCACATGCTAATTTGATTCACGCTAATTACATTCAAGAAGACGCAGAATTCAAAGGTTATGAATTTGAGATCGGAACAACTGTGAGCTTAGGATCCGGTGATTTAACATTCTCTTTTGGAAGAGATGATGTCACTGCTGAATTTTCTGATGGACATAATGTACCTAGAATAAATCCCGCAAGAAATATCTATTCTTTGACTTATGTTGAAAACGATTGGGTTTTCAAAATGAGCTTGAAAGATGTTGATGAGCAAGACGAAATAGGTGAGGGAGAGACTGTTACTGAATCCTATCAATTGCTAAATGCCAGATTAACAAAAACCTATGATCTACCTGGTTCAGCTGAATTAAAAGTTTCTATCTTTGGTAGCAATTTGCAGGATGAGGTTGCAAGAAATCATTCATCATTTGTTAAGAATGCAGTGCCTCTAGCTGGTAGAAATTATGGTGCTAAATTTAACTACAAATTTTAGTTAGAAGAGCTTTTACAAGGCTAGCTTTTTGTACTAGAGGCATTACAGTAAAAAGGGTCAAGATACGAATCTTGACCCTTTTTTTAAAAAAATAATATAATGATTTAAAGGAATATTTTAGGAGAATACTATGGAAAATTTAATTCAATTCAATGAGTCTGAAATAGACTGGAAACCTGCACCCGGACCAGATGGAGAACCCTTGGATCATGTGTCGCTGTCCTTTTTGAATGTAGATGAGAACGCCAAAATAGTTGATCTCTTATTTAAATTCTCTGCTAATGAAAAAATACAAATGCATAGACATTGTTCTAACTACAGTACTTTTACGGTTCAAGGCGAGTTAAAAACCTACTATCCTGACGGAAGCTTGAAAAGTGTTCGTCCTGCAGGAGTATTTAAGGCAGGCACTCCTGGAGAACCTCACACCGAAGGTGGCGGAGATGAAGATGTGATTGTTTATTTCAGTCTACGTCCTTATACAACTACCGATCCAATATATGAACTTTTGGACGAAAATATGGAAGTTGTTCAGATGATGAATTTCGAGGCTTTGCAAGAACTAAATGAGGAATACTCAGCTTAAGCTACAATCTTAAAATTTTAGTTATTGCCCTTGATAGCGTAGAAAGTTCCTAATAGCAAAAGAAACAATTGCTCGCTGGCAAAGAGAACAGATCCTCTCTCTCCGAAGAATATTCCCCAATCCGAGTGGGCAATTAACAAAGCGAATATCATTATCACCCCTATTGCTCCACCAGATACTCTAGTTACTAGGTGGCCAAGCTGGACCATTGGTTTCGCCAAAATCCCGCCTACTATTATTCCCAATCCAGCCAATATTTCCCCCCATGCAACTAGGTAAGCAGCTGCCTCTGCCAGAGGAACTCCCTTAGAGTCTAGATAACCTATAAAACCATCAGAAATAGGTAATTTTCCATATCCATGTAAAAAGAAAGCTATGCCAAGGCCTAGCCTTAAAAGCCAATCAGCAATGCCACTTAAAGGCGCTGCGATTCCGTCAAAAAAGTTATTTATTTTTTCCATTTGTTTACTTTACATTCTATAAATTTAATTACCAACTTCTAAATATATTTACCATTTCTGGTCCATTTGTATTTATATCTTCATCGAGATCCAGAGCATCACTCATACCATTTAGTTCTTTAAAAAAATCATAAGGATTTATGGCTCCCTCAGGAGCAAAAACTCCTTTTTTTTGAATCTTTTCATCTATTAAAAGCTTTAAGCCACAAGCCAGGGGGATACCCGTAGCTTCACCCATACTTATCAGGCCGGAGGATTTGAATGTTGCCGTGCATGCTGCCTCTTGACCGTCTTTCTTTCCTGAGGCTACCGCATACAGAGGAGGAGGATCTTCAGAATTTGCGCCACTTAGATCAATCCCATTTTCCGTTCCCGCCTCCTCAAGTTC is a window encoding:
- a CDS encoding TonB-dependent receptor — translated: MKVSFYMLMAMSLIVTQINADEPTPLDTEKVDEVVVTSSILNTSRILNPLYVIDGDEIKDDATTSLGEAVDSYLGVSIADYGAAVGQPIIRGMSGPRVKILKNGMVNRDVSGLGVDHLNDVDLHDIEQIEIIKGPSSLLYANGTIGGIINVVNNTIAREDFDGQEVNAGLETQSANDGDIQEFNYKNLLGGWLNFSLGYKNTELGNFDIPDGAVVHEEEDHGDDDHDEHEEEALSYVENSDFASEAKQFGVSRTGEWGYFGMSYENLESLYGIPFHGDEHGDEHGDEHGDDDHDDEHGDDDDEHGDEHEGERIFSTTDQTSYNLAGLYNINGGLINSISYNWRDTEYSLTEAHAEEEGHDDHEEEEHEEHAPTVFTNDATEYGAIFDLSSDSFTQKVALNFVDEDSAIVGEEAFMNPANSEEFTIGYFVSTDFDLFYLDAGFRLDQIERTGSVTDEDHGDIDYYKVDDDTNSFALTLGRDISDSLDISVGFASVERLPSVIELFMNGPHMATGRLETGNPNLQSETSDNIDITLNFDNGNFYASASYYINDVDNYITLQDELDDHDEHGDDDHGDDDHDEHGDDDHGDDDHAAHANLIHANYIQEDAEFKGYEFEIGTTVSLGSGDLTFSFGRDDVTAEFSDGHNVPRINPARNIYSLTYVENDWVFKMSLKDVDEQDEIGEGETVTESYQLLNARLTKTYDLPGSAELKVSIFGSNLQDEVARNHSSFVKNAVPLAGRNYGAKFNYKF
- a CDS encoding DoxX family protein, with product MEKINNFFDGIAAPLSGIADWLLRLGLGIAFFLHGYGKLPISDGFIGYLDSKGVPLAEAAAYLVAWGEILAGLGIIVGGILAKPMVQLGHLVTRVSGGAIGVIMIFALLIAHSDWGIFFGERGSVLFASEQLFLLLLGTFYAIKGNN
- a CDS encoding regulator; translation: MENLIQFNESEIDWKPAPGPDGEPLDHVSLSFLNVDENAKIVDLLFKFSANEKIQMHRHCSNYSTFTVQGELKTYYPDGSLKSVRPAGVFKAGTPGEPHTEGGGDEDVIVYFSLRPYTTTDPIYELLDENMEVVQMMNFEALQELNEEYSA